A window from Pokkaliibacter sp. MBI-7 encodes these proteins:
- the rpsF gene encoding 30S ribosomal protein S6, with amino-acid sequence MRHYEIVFLVHPDQSEQVPAMIERYTSMIEGVNGKIHRLEDWGRRQLAYPINKIHKAHYVLMNVEATQEVMDELEDLFRYNDAVIRNMVLRRKDAVTEVSPIKAAESREERRPRREDNAANAEQNDVAEKAEETSEE; translated from the coding sequence ATGCGTCATTACGAAATCGTGTTTCTGGTACATCCGGACCAGAGCGAACAAGTTCCAGCTATGATCGAGCGTTACACCTCTATGATCGAAGGTGTTAACGGTAAGATCCACCGTCTGGAAGATTGGGGCCGTCGTCAGCTGGCTTACCCAATCAATAAAATCCACAAGGCACACTACGTGCTGATGAACGTTGAAGCGACCCAGGAAGTCATGGACGAACTGGAAGATCTGTTCCGCTACAACGATGCTGTTATCCGTAACATGGTTCTGCGCCGTAAAGATGCAGTCACCGAAGTATCCCCAATCAAAGCTGCTGAAAGCCGTGAAGAGCGTCGTCCCCGTCGTGAAGACAACGCTGCTAATGCAGAGCAGAACGACGTAGCTGAAAAAGCAGAAGAAACCAGCGAAGAATAA
- the dnaK gene encoding molecular chaperone DnaK, which translates to MGKIIGIDLGTTNSCVAVLEGDKVRVIENAEGARTTPSIVAYADDSEVLVGQPAKRQAVTNPHNTLYAVKRLIGRKFADDVVQKDIKMVPYKIVGADNGDAWVEAKGKKMAPPQVSAEVLKKMKKTAEDYLGEEVTAAVITVPAYFNDSQRQATKDAGRIAGLDVKRIINEPTAAALAYGMDKKGGDSKIAVYDLGGGTFDISIIEIADVDGEKQFEVLSTNGDTFLGGEDFDLALIDYLASEFKKESSIDLKGDPLAMQRLKEAAEKAKIELSSAQQTDVNLPYITADATGPKHLNIKVTRAKLESLVEDLVQRSLEPCRIALNDAGLKPAEIDEVILVGGQTRMPMVLEKVKAFFGKEPRRDVNPDEAVAMGAAIQGAVLSGDVKDVLLLDVTPLTLGIETMGGVMTPLIDKNTTIPTRKSQVFSTADDNQTAVTIHVLQGERKQATQNKSLGRFDLSDIPPAPRGVPQVEVSFDIDANGILNVSAKDKATGKEQSIVIKASSGLSDEEIEKMVRDAEANAAEDKKFEELVQARNGADGMVHTAHKTLKDAGDKATAEEKAKIEAAIKAVEEALKGDDKDVITSKTEELTEALSGLAQKMYAEAASQEQAAGGAQDAGAKQDDAVDAEFEEVKDDKK; encoded by the coding sequence ATGGGCAAAATTATTGGTATCGACTTGGGAACCACCAACTCCTGCGTGGCCGTACTGGAGGGGGATAAGGTTCGCGTTATTGAAAACGCTGAAGGCGCGCGTACTACGCCTTCTATCGTCGCTTATGCTGACGACAGCGAAGTGTTGGTTGGTCAGCCTGCCAAACGCCAGGCCGTTACCAATCCTCATAACACTCTGTATGCAGTTAAGCGTCTGATCGGTCGCAAGTTTGCTGATGATGTCGTGCAGAAAGACATCAAGATGGTGCCTTACAAAATTGTTGGCGCTGACAACGGTGATGCCTGGGTAGAAGCCAAAGGTAAGAAAATGGCTCCTCCGCAGGTATCTGCTGAAGTACTGAAGAAAATGAAAAAGACCGCTGAGGATTATCTTGGCGAAGAAGTGACCGCAGCGGTTATTACCGTTCCTGCTTACTTCAATGACTCTCAGCGTCAGGCTACCAAAGACGCTGGCCGCATCGCGGGTCTGGATGTCAAACGTATCATTAACGAGCCTACTGCCGCTGCACTGGCATACGGTATGGACAAGAAAGGCGGCGACTCCAAGATCGCTGTCTATGACTTGGGTGGTGGTACTTTCGATATCTCTATCATTGAGATTGCCGATGTCGATGGCGAAAAGCAGTTTGAAGTACTTTCTACCAATGGTGACACCTTCCTGGGTGGTGAAGACTTTGACCTGGCGCTGATCGACTATCTGGCCAGCGAGTTCAAAAAGGAAAGCAGCATTGATCTGAAGGGCGATCCTCTGGCCATGCAGCGTCTGAAAGAGGCTGCGGAAAAGGCTAAGATTGAACTGTCTTCTGCTCAGCAGACTGACGTTAACTTGCCTTACATCACTGCTGACGCAACAGGTCCCAAGCACCTGAACATCAAGGTGACTCGTGCCAAGCTGGAATCCCTGGTTGAGGATCTGGTGCAGCGTTCACTGGAGCCCTGCCGTATCGCGTTGAATGATGCTGGTCTGAAGCCTGCTGAAATCGACGAAGTTATTCTGGTGGGTGGCCAGACTCGTATGCCGATGGTGCTGGAGAAAGTGAAGGCTTTCTTTGGTAAAGAGCCACGTCGTGATGTAAACCCCGACGAAGCGGTAGCAATGGGAGCCGCCATTCAGGGCGCCGTCTTATCTGGTGATGTAAAAGACGTGCTGCTGCTGGACGTCACTCCGCTGACTCTGGGTATCGAAACCATGGGTGGCGTGATGACTCCGCTGATCGACAAGAACACCACTATTCCGACTCGCAAGTCGCAGGTGTTCTCGACTGCTGACGACAACCAGACTGCTGTAACCATTCATGTATTGCAGGGTGAGCGTAAGCAAGCTACTCAGAATAAATCGCTGGGTCGTTTCGATCTGTCTGATATTCCTCCTGCACCTCGCGGTGTACCACAGGTCGAAGTTAGCTTTGATATCGATGCCAACGGTATTTTGAACGTCTCTGCGAAGGACAAGGCCACAGGTAAAGAGCAGTCTATCGTTATCAAGGCTTCATCCGGTCTGAGTGATGAAGAGATTGAAAAGATGGTACGTGATGCTGAAGCCAATGCTGCCGAAGACAAGAAGTTTGAGGAGCTGGTGCAGGCGCGTAACGGTGCCGACGGCATGGTACACACTGCCCACAAAACTCTGAAGGATGCCGGTGATAAGGCCACTGCTGAAGAGAAAGCAAAGATTGAAGCAGCCATTAAGGCTGTGGAAGAAGCGCTGAAAGGGGATGATAAAGACGTCATCACCAGCAAAACAGAGGAACTGACCGAGGCATTGTCTGGTCTGGCGCAAAAAATGTATGCAGAAGCGGCAAGCCAGGAACAGGCTGCAGGTGGTGCTCAGGATGCTGGCGCCAAGCAGGATGATGCGGTTGACGCCGAGTTTGAAGAAGTGAAGGACGATAAGAAGTAA
- the rplI gene encoding 50S ribosomal protein L9, translating to MEVILLEKVGKLGGLGDRVKVKAGYGRNFLMPYGKAVMATSANVEAFEARRAELEKAAADKLATAQSRATQLAEIELSIVAKAGDEGKLFGSIGTRDLADAITAAGIAVDKSEVRLPNGALRHTGEFEVAIQLHPEVSAKVTIIVVAE from the coding sequence ATGGAAGTTATTCTGCTCGAGAAAGTCGGCAAGCTGGGTGGCTTGGGCGACAGAGTTAAAGTTAAAGCTGGTTACGGTCGTAACTTCCTGATGCCTTATGGCAAGGCAGTTATGGCTACTTCTGCTAACGTTGAAGCTTTTGAAGCTCGCCGTGCCGAGCTGGAAAAAGCAGCTGCTGATAAGCTGGCTACTGCCCAGTCTCGCGCTACTCAACTGGCTGAAATCGAACTGTCTATCGTTGCCAAAGCCGGTGACGAAGGCAAACTGTTCGGCTCTATCGGTACTCGTGATCTGGCTGATGCCATCACTGCTGCCGGTATCGCTGTAGACAAGTCAGAAGTTCGTCTGCCCAATGGCGCTCTGCGTCACACTGGCGAATTCGAAGTAGCTATCCAGCTGCACCCTGAAGTGTCTGCCAAAGTTACCATCATCGTGGTAGCTGAATAA
- a CDS encoding thioesterase family protein, with the protein MARIRLALPAQSLFQLTLPIRIQDINYGGHLSNSAILGLAHEARIAFLAQYGWQELNIEGCGIIMADAAIQFRAEAFHGEVLNISVGLMDAFEYGCDMFYRMVRESDGKEIALVKTALVFFDYSSRSKVAMPAAFASLIPD; encoded by the coding sequence ATGGCAAGGATAAGACTGGCGTTACCGGCACAGAGTCTGTTTCAACTGACGCTGCCGATCCGCATTCAGGATATCAACTACGGCGGTCACCTGAGCAACAGCGCCATTCTCGGTCTGGCACATGAGGCACGCATAGCCTTTCTCGCCCAGTATGGCTGGCAGGAGCTAAACATTGAGGGCTGTGGCATCATCATGGCCGACGCCGCCATTCAGTTTCGCGCCGAAGCCTTTCATGGCGAGGTGCTGAATATCAGCGTAGGGCTGATGGATGCTTTTGAATATGGTTGCGACATGTTCTATCGCATGGTCCGCGAGAGTGATGGTAAGGAAATCGCGCTGGTCAAAACCGCGTTGGTATTCTTTGATTACAGTAGCCGTAGCAAGGTGGCTATGCCAGCGGCATTCGCCAGCCTGATTCCCGACTGA
- the dnaB gene encoding replicative DNA helicase, whose translation MLMDTLPDQETEALKLPPHSIEAEQSVLGGVLLDNQAWDTVAEQLTEDDFYRRNHRLIFRAMAQLISQQMPLDIITLSEELESRAELEHAGGLVYLGELVQNTPSTANIRAYAEIVRDRSLLRQLIGISGEIMDLAYHPEGRTGPEVLNEAEAKVFKIAESRTQAAGPVGVNPILAQTIERIDLLNQQGGEMTGASTGFSDLDRMTSGMQPSDMIIVAARPSMGKTTFAMNVVQNVVVQGNKPVLVFSLEMPAEQLMMRMLASLGKIPLGNVRTGQMDPEEWTRLTGAVHMLRNKPLYIDDQPGLTPSEMRARARRIHREHGSMGLIMVDYLQLMRLGGNVESRTQEVAEISRSLKALAKELHCPVIALSQLNRSLENRPNKRPINSDLRESGSIEQDADVIMFIYRDEVYNEDSPDKGVAEIIIGKQRNGPIGTCRLAFIGKYTRFEDLAREIYDSYKDEY comes from the coding sequence ATGTTGATGGATACGCTTCCCGACCAGGAAACAGAAGCCTTAAAGCTCCCTCCTCATTCAATTGAAGCTGAACAGTCGGTACTGGGTGGTGTCCTGCTGGATAACCAGGCCTGGGATACCGTCGCTGAGCAGCTGACCGAAGACGATTTCTATCGTCGCAATCATCGCCTGATCTTCCGGGCCATGGCGCAGCTGATCAGTCAGCAGATGCCACTGGATATCATTACGCTGTCGGAGGAACTGGAGTCCCGCGCAGAGCTTGAGCATGCCGGTGGTCTGGTTTACCTCGGAGAGCTGGTACAGAACACGCCGAGTACTGCCAATATTCGCGCGTATGCCGAAATCGTGCGTGACCGCTCACTGCTGCGCCAGCTTATTGGTATCAGTGGTGAAATCATGGATCTGGCGTATCATCCGGAAGGGCGGACCGGTCCGGAAGTGCTCAATGAGGCGGAAGCCAAAGTATTCAAGATTGCAGAAAGCCGAACCCAGGCTGCGGGGCCAGTGGGCGTAAACCCTATTCTGGCGCAGACGATCGAGCGTATTGATCTGCTCAATCAGCAGGGTGGCGAGATGACCGGTGCAAGTACCGGCTTCTCGGATCTGGACCGGATGACCTCGGGCATGCAGCCATCGGACATGATTATCGTCGCTGCGCGTCCTTCCATGGGGAAGACTACCTTTGCCATGAACGTTGTGCAGAACGTCGTCGTGCAGGGTAACAAACCGGTGCTCGTATTCAGTCTGGAGATGCCTGCCGAACAGCTGATGATGCGTATGCTGGCGTCCCTTGGCAAAATCCCGCTGGGGAATGTGCGTACCGGACAGATGGATCCCGAGGAGTGGACCCGACTGACGGGGGCAGTGCATATGCTGCGTAACAAGCCGCTGTATATCGACGATCAGCCAGGCCTGACACCCAGTGAGATGCGTGCCCGTGCCCGGCGAATTCATCGTGAGCATGGCTCCATGGGGCTGATCATGGTCGACTACCTGCAGCTGATGCGGCTGGGTGGCAACGTTGAGAGCCGTACTCAGGAAGTGGCAGAGATCTCGCGCTCGCTGAAGGCGCTGGCGAAAGAGCTGCATTGCCCGGTGATTGCGCTCTCTCAGCTCAACCGTAGTCTGGAAAACCGTCCCAATAAACGTCCTATCAACTCCGATCTCAGGGAGTCAGGCTCCATCGAGCAGGATGCCGACGTCATCATGTTTATCTACCGTGATGAGGTCTATAACGAAGATTCTCCCGACAAAGGGGTGGCTGAGATCATTATCGGTAAGCAGCGTAACGGCCCCATCGGCACCTGTCGGTTGGCCTTTATCGGTAAATACACCCGCTTTGAGGATCTGGCCCGAGAGATCTATGACTCCTACAAGGATGAGTACTAG
- the dapB gene encoding 4-hydroxy-tetrahydrodipicolinate reductase produces MTRIAIMGAAGRMGRNLIEAIQQHDSAALGAGIVSMGSSLVGADLGEVAGIGKLGIYASDSLDKVVSDFDVLIDFTKPGVTEQTVAFCAAHGKKLVVGTTGLNDAQKQQITDAGARTAIVFAPNMSVGINVCLKLLQLAAQTLGDGYDIEIIEAHHRHKIDSPSGTALLLGEVVADALQRDLKSCAVYGREGQIGARPAEQIGFATVRGGDVVGDHTVLFATEGERIEITHKASSRMTFAKGAVRAAVWLDDKTTGNFDMQDVLGLR; encoded by the coding sequence ATGACGCGTATTGCCATCATGGGTGCTGCCGGCCGAATGGGGCGCAACCTGATTGAAGCGATTCAGCAGCACGATTCTGCGGCTTTAGGTGCCGGGATTGTGTCAATGGGCAGCAGCCTGGTAGGTGCAGATCTGGGCGAAGTGGCCGGAATTGGTAAGCTGGGTATTTATGCCAGTGACAGCCTCGATAAGGTGGTCAGCGATTTTGACGTGCTGATTGACTTTACCAAACCGGGGGTCACTGAACAGACCGTCGCCTTCTGTGCTGCCCATGGCAAAAAACTGGTGGTGGGCACCACCGGTCTGAATGATGCTCAGAAGCAACAGATTACGGATGCGGGTGCGCGCACGGCCATCGTATTCGCACCGAATATGAGTGTGGGTATCAACGTTTGTCTCAAGCTATTGCAGCTGGCCGCACAGACGCTGGGTGATGGGTACGATATCGAAATTATCGAAGCGCATCATCGTCATAAGATTGACTCTCCATCCGGGACTGCCCTGCTGTTGGGGGAAGTGGTTGCTGATGCATTACAGCGCGATCTTAAAAGCTGTGCCGTTTACGGGCGCGAAGGGCAGATTGGAGCCCGCCCCGCCGAGCAGATCGGTTTTGCTACAGTGCGTGGTGGTGATGTGGTCGGTGACCACACTGTGCTATTCGCAACTGAGGGGGAACGCATTGAAATTACCCACAAGGCATCCAGTCGTATGACCTTTGCTAAGGGGGCAGTGCGTGCAGCGGTATGGCTGGACGATAAAACCACAGGCAACTTTGACATGCAGGATGTACTCGGGTTGCGTTAG
- a CDS encoding 2OG-Fe(II) oxygenase, which yields MLDQLASCGYVVLPDERNPLLEQTLLQALYQDISCHYQANALEEAKVGQARQRVESIRADEIAWLEGKAICQQQFLQVAEGWMAEFNRSLFLGLNAMEFHYARYPEGGGYALHWDNFQGNNQRILTFITYLNLDWQPGDGGELLLYADDEQQLLASVAPRWGTTVFFLSSDFPHQVLPAVKPRRSLTGWFRRNHPLDW from the coding sequence ATGCTCGATCAATTGGCCAGCTGTGGTTACGTGGTGCTGCCCGATGAACGCAATCCCCTGCTGGAGCAGACTCTATTGCAGGCTTTATACCAGGATATCAGCTGCCATTATCAGGCCAATGCACTGGAAGAGGCCAAAGTGGGTCAGGCACGGCAACGAGTTGAGTCAATTCGTGCTGATGAGATTGCCTGGCTGGAAGGTAAGGCCATCTGTCAGCAGCAGTTCCTGCAGGTTGCAGAGGGCTGGATGGCAGAGTTCAATCGCTCGCTGTTTCTGGGATTGAACGCCATGGAGTTTCACTACGCCCGTTATCCGGAGGGCGGTGGTTATGCCTTGCACTGGGATAACTTCCAGGGAAACAATCAGCGCATTCTGACGTTTATCACCTACCTCAATCTGGACTGGCAGCCAGGTGATGGAGGTGAACTGCTGCTCTATGCTGACGACGAACAGCAGTTACTGGCGTCGGTAGCACCGCGTTGGGGGACCACGGTGTTTTTTCTGAGTTCAGATTTCCCGCATCAGGTGCTGCCGGCGGTGAAGCCTCGCCGCAGTCTTACTGGCTGGTTTCGGCGCAATCATCCTCTTGATTGGTAA
- the dnaJ gene encoding molecular chaperone DnaJ, whose product MSKRDFYEVLGLQRDASEQDIKKAYRRMAMKFHPDRNPDDSEAEAKFKEVNEAYEVLSDAQKKAAYDQFGHAGVDPNAAGGFGGGGFGGGSFQDIFGDVFGDIFGGGGGFARGGRGGPQRGSDLRYTLELELEEAVKGCQKSLTIPSLSECDTCHGSGAKKGTQPQTCSTCGGAGQIRMQQGFFSVQQTCPACHGSGKVITDPCGDCHGRGRVEKTKTLSVKIPAGVDTGDRIRLSGEGEAGVQGGPAGDLYVQVSVREHPIFERDGKNLFCDVPVSIVDAALGGELEVPTLDGRVRLKIPTETQTGKQFRLRGKGVVPVRGGAAGDLICRIVVETPVNLTARQKELLQEFQATMKDQDERHAPRTKSFFDGVKKFFEDMK is encoded by the coding sequence ATGTCAAAACGCGATTTCTATGAAGTGCTGGGGCTGCAGCGCGATGCCTCTGAGCAGGACATCAAGAAAGCCTACCGGCGCATGGCCATGAAGTTTCATCCGGACCGTAATCCGGATGACAGTGAGGCGGAAGCCAAGTTCAAAGAAGTGAACGAGGCCTACGAAGTGTTGTCCGATGCCCAGAAAAAGGCCGCATATGATCAGTTCGGTCATGCTGGCGTTGATCCCAATGCCGCAGGCGGCTTTGGTGGGGGTGGTTTTGGTGGGGGCAGTTTCCAGGATATTTTTGGGGATGTCTTCGGCGATATTTTTGGTGGTGGCGGCGGCTTTGCCCGTGGTGGACGAGGAGGTCCTCAGCGTGGCTCGGACTTGCGTTACACCTTGGAGCTGGAGCTTGAAGAAGCTGTCAAGGGCTGTCAGAAATCCCTGACAATTCCATCTTTGTCAGAGTGCGACACTTGCCATGGCAGTGGAGCGAAAAAAGGGACTCAGCCACAGACCTGTTCTACCTGCGGTGGCGCGGGACAGATTCGTATGCAGCAGGGTTTCTTCTCTGTGCAGCAGACGTGCCCTGCCTGTCACGGCAGTGGCAAGGTAATCACTGATCCTTGTGGCGACTGCCATGGTCGTGGTCGGGTTGAAAAGACCAAGACTCTCAGCGTCAAAATTCCGGCAGGTGTTGATACTGGTGACCGTATTCGTCTTTCAGGTGAAGGCGAGGCGGGGGTGCAGGGTGGTCCGGCAGGTGATCTGTACGTACAGGTATCGGTACGTGAACATCCGATTTTTGAGCGTGATGGCAAGAATCTGTTCTGTGACGTACCGGTCAGCATCGTTGATGCTGCTCTCGGTGGTGAACTTGAAGTACCAACACTGGATGGTCGTGTCCGTCTCAAGATTCCGACGGAAACTCAGACGGGCAAGCAGTTCCGTCTGCGTGGCAAAGGCGTGGTGCCAGTCCGCGGCGGTGCAGCAGGTGACCTGATCTGCCGTATCGTGGTTGAGACTCCGGTCAATTTGACAGCGCGTCAGAAAGAGTTGCTGCAGGAGTTTCAAGCGACAATGAAGGACCAGGATGAGCGCCATGCGCCTCGTACCAAATCCTTCTTTGATGGCGTGAAGAAGTTTTTTGAAGATATGAAGTAA
- a CDS encoding glycosyltransferase family 1 protein: MKKLLLITDAWYPQINGVVTTLTHMVTYLQQQQLAVEIIHPARFRTLPCPTYPDIRLVLTPWQVGKLIHDCQPDAVHIATEGPLGIAARSYLHKHHIPYTTSLHTKFPEYVSSRFSWVPLRWGYQFLRWFHRPSQQVLVTTESNARELRNAGLEHLQVWGRGVDTEQFRPQQRPANADPVFLYVGRVAVEKNIEAFLRLRLPGRKRVVGDGPARGELQTRYPDAEWVGFKTGQALVDEYARADVFVFPSLTDTFGLVMLEALACGTPVAAFPVTGPIDVVQPGVTGYLEQDLARAAIQCLSLSRADCRQFAEANSWQQCAERFVQSLVPVFTNQEDDCAETSQ, translated from the coding sequence GTGAAAAAACTGCTGCTGATTACTGACGCCTGGTACCCACAGATCAATGGCGTAGTCACCACCCTGACGCACATGGTCACCTACCTGCAGCAGCAACAGCTGGCGGTGGAGATCATTCATCCTGCGCGCTTTCGCACCCTGCCCTGCCCCACCTACCCGGATATCCGTCTGGTACTGACCCCATGGCAGGTCGGCAAACTGATACATGACTGCCAGCCTGATGCCGTGCACATTGCCACCGAGGGGCCGCTCGGCATCGCCGCCCGCAGCTATCTGCACAAGCACCACATTCCCTATACCACCTCACTGCATACCAAGTTCCCTGAGTACGTCTCCAGTCGCTTCAGCTGGGTTCCCCTGCGCTGGGGTTATCAATTCCTGCGCTGGTTTCATCGTCCATCCCAGCAGGTGCTGGTTACCACTGAAAGCAATGCCCGGGAACTGCGCAACGCAGGCCTTGAACACCTGCAGGTGTGGGGAAGAGGCGTGGATACCGAGCAGTTCAGGCCTCAGCAACGCCCAGCCAATGCTGACCCGGTATTTCTCTATGTCGGTCGGGTGGCGGTGGAGAAGAATATCGAAGCCTTCCTGCGCCTGCGTCTGCCTGGGCGCAAGCGGGTGGTCGGTGACGGGCCAGCGCGAGGGGAATTACAGACCCGCTACCCGGATGCCGAATGGGTCGGTTTCAAGACAGGTCAGGCACTGGTGGACGAGTATGCCCGCGCAGATGTATTTGTTTTTCCTTCGCTGACCGACACCTTTGGTTTGGTCATGCTGGAAGCACTGGCCTGCGGCACACCAGTCGCTGCCTTTCCGGTGACCGGCCCCATTGATGTGGTGCAACCCGGCGTCACTGGCTATCTGGAGCAGGATCTGGCCAGGGCAGCCATTCAGTGCCTGTCACTGTCCAGAGCAGACTGCCGCCAGTTCGCCGAAGCTAATAGCTGGCAGCAATGTGCAGAGCGTTTCGTGCAGTCCCTGGTGCCGGTGTTTACCAATCAAGAGGATGATTGCGCCGAAACCAGCCAGTAA
- the rpsR gene encoding 30S ribosomal protein S18: MARFFRRRKFCRFTAENVKEIDYKDIETLKGYITETGKIVPSRITGTRARYQRQLATAIKRARFLALLPYTDSHK, from the coding sequence ATGGCGCGTTTTTTCCGTCGTAGAAAGTTTTGCCGCTTCACAGCCGAAAATGTGAAGGAAATCGATTACAAAGACATCGAAACCCTGAAGGGCTACATCACCGAGACCGGCAAGATCGTTCCTAGCCGTATCACCGGTACCCGTGCCCGTTATCAGCGTCAGCTGGCGACCGCTATCAAGCGTGCTCGTTTCCTGGCTCTGCTGCCTTACACCGACAGCCACAAATAA
- the grpE gene encoding nucleotide exchange factor GrpE, with the protein MANHENTAPEQDEVKDTIAEEQCDAGQTADAEPGIEALQSEVDQLKQQLNDAREQALRAQAEMQNSRRRAEQDVEKAHRYALEKFAGELLPIVDNLERAIQSSQGDSEHLLAVREGVEMTLDLFVKTLEKFNVGTVHPVGEDFNPDLHQAVTMIPHPEMDANKVVDVMMKGYTLNGRLLRPAMVVVSKGKA; encoded by the coding sequence ATGGCGAACCACGAGAACACTGCACCTGAGCAGGACGAAGTGAAGGACACTATTGCAGAAGAGCAGTGTGACGCTGGGCAGACTGCAGATGCTGAACCTGGTATTGAGGCGCTGCAGAGCGAAGTCGACCAGCTGAAGCAGCAGCTCAATGACGCACGTGAACAGGCGCTGCGTGCGCAGGCAGAAATGCAGAATAGCCGCCGTCGCGCGGAGCAGGATGTGGAAAAGGCACATCGTTATGCGCTGGAAAAATTTGCTGGTGAGCTGCTTCCCATCGTCGACAATCTGGAGCGCGCTATTCAGTCGTCCCAAGGGGACAGCGAGCATCTGCTGGCTGTACGTGAAGGGGTGGAAATGACCCTCGATCTGTTTGTCAAAACATTGGAAAAGTTCAACGTCGGTACTGTGCATCCTGTGGGCGAAGACTTTAATCCAGATTTGCACCAGGCGGTGACCATGATTCCGCACCCGGAAATGGATGCGAACAAGGTCGTTGATGTCATGATGAAAGGCTATACCCTCAATGGTCGCCTGCTGCGCCCTGCGATGGTGGTGGTTTCTAAAGGCAAGGCCTGA